A single genomic interval of Asinibacterium sp. OR53 harbors:
- a CDS encoding glycosyltransferase, giving the protein MNRETAQIFQTNNASRWQRTKWGSRLVLFLLLIGATAFVIAYNYSANKPQQLPVFQDEIKKKVLQPDKPTEPITKEYQGIRKFINDKWAKGLGCGQNNQVIDLSSSPYFNDSVGIRAAFYVNWDPQSLISLQKNIDKINLVIPEWFFLDTKGDSLLLDIDRNALGIMKAAGIKIMPLLTNNFQKTWHGDVVHRIINDPVKKSKLINDIIRVCKIYDLSGVNIDFEALIEAKNEVLTAFQKDLYEKMHAAGLMVSQDVSPFNEDYDQSALANYNDYLFLMAYDEHSADSRSGPISSQRWVEKALDQITKKIPPSKVVLCMAAFGYDWVNGGGSGSTTTLAYRDAITVARESEGQIRFDNDTYNLSYLYYDDTNDLHEVHFTDAATNFNTLRFATEYQLAGTALWRLGSEDLRLWQFYNKSMNKDALRQFDFSIFNKMAGSNNVDYIGSGDIMKVIAMPRSGHISIQIDSAAGLIAEETYDSLPSMFMVKQMGAPQGKKLVLTFDDGPDPKYTGKVLDILSHYHVPAAFFLVGIEAEKHIPLVQRIYREGHEIGNHTFTHPNIAKVGKQRADLEINATRLLIECITGHSTILFRAPYSDADNDNPGEMEALLPISLRRTKDYLTIGENIDPKDWQTDADYTLTADTIFNRVVRLKDTGNIILLHDAGGDRDATVEALPRIIEYFQKNGYQFVSIANLLGRKKDEMMPPLPKGSGYDLMQVDLWLFKAGFYGGNFFSGLFILFLVLGIVRMLIILVLSILQRRKDKRTVLSPLADSPLVSIIVPAFNEEVNAVGSLHNLLRCDYPNFNLIFVDDGSSDHTFDRVNEAFKNHPLVKVFSKPNGGKASALNFGISHTDAEYVICIDADTKLLPNAVSLMMRHFADEDAGAVAGNVKVGNEVNILTHWQSIEYISSQNIDRNAFAYFNGITVVPGAIGAFRKQAIEDAGGFTTDTLAEDCDLTIRILRCGYNIKNENKAIAYTEAPETLKQFMKQRFRWTFGVMQTFWKNRDALFNFKAGRVGWIVLPDMLVFKYIVPFLTPIADLLMLIGLLTGNIAQIGAYYLLFLLVDLVIAMVSFRYERENMLKLVSLIPQRIIYRWLMLIVLLRAFKRAIQGELQHWGVLKRTGNVKEVVTVN; this is encoded by the coding sequence ATGAATAGAGAAACCGCACAAATTTTCCAGACGAACAATGCCTCCCGTTGGCAACGAACCAAATGGGGCAGCCGGCTGGTTCTTTTTTTACTGCTGATAGGCGCTACCGCTTTTGTCATCGCTTATAATTATTCTGCCAACAAGCCGCAGCAATTACCCGTTTTCCAGGATGAGATCAAGAAAAAGGTATTGCAGCCCGATAAGCCTACAGAGCCTATCACCAAAGAATACCAGGGCATCAGAAAATTCATCAATGATAAGTGGGCGAAGGGACTTGGCTGCGGGCAGAACAACCAGGTGATCGATCTTTCCAGTTCGCCATATTTCAACGACAGCGTGGGTATCCGGGCGGCTTTTTACGTAAATTGGGACCCCCAGTCGCTCATCTCCCTACAAAAGAATATTGACAAGATCAATCTCGTAATACCCGAATGGTTTTTCCTGGATACCAAGGGCGACAGCCTGTTGCTGGACATAGACAGGAATGCCCTCGGTATCATGAAAGCAGCAGGTATCAAGATCATGCCGTTGCTCACCAATAACTTTCAGAAGACATGGCATGGTGATGTAGTACACCGCATTATCAATGATCCCGTGAAGAAAAGTAAGCTCATCAACGACATCATACGGGTTTGTAAGATATACGATCTTTCGGGCGTGAACATCGACTTCGAAGCATTAATAGAAGCCAAGAACGAAGTACTCACTGCTTTCCAGAAAGATCTCTATGAAAAAATGCATGCTGCAGGATTGATGGTATCGCAGGATGTGAGTCCTTTCAATGAAGACTACGACCAGTCGGCATTGGCCAATTACAACGATTACCTGTTCCTGATGGCTTACGATGAACATTCGGCGGACAGCAGGTCGGGCCCCATCAGCAGCCAGCGCTGGGTAGAAAAAGCACTCGATCAGATTACCAAAAAGATACCACCCAGTAAAGTTGTATTGTGTATGGCTGCGTTTGGATACGACTGGGTGAACGGTGGCGGCTCGGGTTCCACTACCACGCTCGCTTACCGCGATGCGATCACCGTAGCAAGGGAAAGTGAGGGTCAGATACGGTTCGACAACGACACGTATAACCTCAGCTATCTTTATTACGACGACACCAACGACCTGCACGAAGTGCATTTTACCGATGCAGCCACCAATTTCAATACCCTGCGTTTTGCTACCGAATACCAACTGGCGGGTACGGCTCTGTGGCGGCTGGGGAGTGAAGACCTTCGGCTCTGGCAGTTCTACAACAAATCCATGAACAAAGATGCCCTCCGCCAGTTCGATTTTTCGATCTTCAACAAGATGGCGGGAAGCAACAACGTGGATTATATTGGCAGCGGCGATATCATGAAAGTGATTGCCATGCCCCGCAGTGGTCATATCAGTATCCAAATAGATTCGGCAGCGGGCCTCATTGCAGAAGAAACCTACGATTCACTGCCTTCCATGTTCATGGTAAAACAAATGGGCGCGCCTCAAGGCAAAAAATTAGTGCTCACTTTCGACGACGGGCCAGATCCTAAATACACCGGTAAAGTGCTGGATATTCTTTCACATTACCATGTGCCTGCCGCTTTCTTCCTGGTAGGTATCGAAGCGGAAAAGCATATCCCGTTGGTGCAACGCATCTACCGCGAAGGACATGAAATAGGCAACCACACTTTCACCCATCCTAATATTGCCAAAGTGGGTAAACAGCGGGCCGACCTGGAGATCAATGCCACAAGGCTGCTGATTGAATGTATTACCGGGCACAGCACCATTCTCTTTCGCGCGCCATACAGCGATGCGGATAATGATAACCCGGGCGAGATGGAAGCCTTGTTGCCCATCAGCCTGCGCAGAACCAAAGATTACCTCACCATTGGTGAGAACATAGACCCGAAGGACTGGCAAACCGATGCCGACTATACTTTGACAGCCGATACCATTTTCAACCGGGTGGTAAGGCTGAAGGATACCGGCAATATCATCCTGTTGCACGATGCCGGTGGCGACCGCGATGCTACTGTTGAAGCATTACCACGCATCATTGAATATTTTCAGAAAAACGGTTACCAGTTTGTGTCCATCGCCAACCTGCTGGGCAGGAAAAAAGATGAAATGATGCCCCCTCTCCCCAAGGGAAGTGGCTATGATCTCATGCAGGTAGACCTGTGGTTGTTCAAAGCCGGCTTTTATGGGGGCAACTTTTTCTCGGGCCTGTTTATCTTATTCCTCGTACTGGGTATTGTGCGCATGCTCATCATCCTGGTATTATCTATACTGCAAAGACGGAAAGACAAACGAACGGTTCTGTCTCCGCTCGCGGATTCTCCACTGGTATCTATTATTGTACCCGCTTTTAATGAAGAAGTGAATGCCGTTGGCTCGCTGCACAATCTCCTGCGTTGCGACTATCCTAACTTCAACCTCATTTTTGTAGATGATGGTAGCAGCGACCATACATTCGACCGGGTGAATGAAGCATTCAAAAACCATCCGTTGGTGAAAGTATTCAGCAAACCCAATGGTGGAAAAGCTTCTGCGTTGAATTTCGGTATCAGCCATACCGATGCCGAGTATGTGATTTGTATTGACGCGGATACCAAATTATTACCCAATGCCGTGAGCCTGATGATGCGGCATTTTGCCGATGAGGACGCCGGCGCTGTAGCAGGTAATGTGAAAGTGGGCAATGAAGTGAACATCCTCACACACTGGCAGAGCATTGAATACATTTCAAGCCAGAATATCGACCGCAATGCATTTGCGTATTTTAACGGAATTACCGTTGTTCCGGGCGCCATCGGCGCTTTCCGCAAGCAGGCCATTGAAGATGCAGGCGGGTTTACCACCGATACACTGGCCGAAGATTGTGATCTTACTATTCGTATCCTGCGCTGTGGTTATAATATCAAAAATGAAAACAAAGCCATTGCATACACTGAAGCGCCGGAAACATTGAAACAGTTCATGAAACAACGTTTCCGCTGGACCTTTGGCGTAATGCAGACTTTCTGGAAAAACAGGGATGCGCTCTTCAATTTCAAAGCAGGCCGGGTGGGCTGGATTGTTTTACCCGATATGCTGGTGTTCAAATACATCGTGCCTTTTTTAACACCTATTGCCGACCTGCTGATGCTTATTGGTTTATTAACAGGGAATATCGCGCAAATAGGCGCCTATTACCTGCTTTTCCTACTGGTAGACCTGGTCATCGCCATGGTTTCCTTCCGGTACGAGCGTGAAAACATGCTGAAGCTGGTATCGCTCATACCACAACGGATCATTTATCGCTGGCTGATGCTGATTGTACTGCTCCGGGCCTTTAAGCGGGCCATCCAGGGCGAGCTGCAGCATTGGGGTGTTTTAAAAAGAACCGGAAATGTAAAGGAGGTCGTGACGGTCAATTAA
- the carB gene encoding carbamoyl-phosphate synthase large subunit — MPKDLSIKSVLIIGSGPIVIGQACEFDYSGSQAARSLREEGIKVILINSNPATIMTDPMMADKVYLLPLTVESIEQILDENQIDAVLPTMGGQTALNLCKEADELGVWEKYGVHLIGVDVAAIDTAEDREKFRQLMVKIGMAVAPSRVANSFLEGKEFAQEIGFPLVIRPSFTLGGTGGGFVHSKEDLDAALDRGLKASPIHEVLVEKAVLGWKEYELELLRDQKDNVVIICTVENLDPMGVHTGDSITVAPAMTLSDTAFQEMRNKAILMMRSLGNFAGGCNVQFALNPATEELIAVEINPRVSRSSALASKATGYPIAKIAAKLAIGYSLDELKNQITQTTSAYFEPALDYVIVKVPRWNFDKFKGANDTLGLQMKSVGEVMAIGRSFSEAIQKACQSLENDAVGLGYYGKSLMKSAELVEYIKTPKWDRIFRIKDALMQGSTVKSIVQATGIDRWFIYQIQLICNMEKEIAKYSIATIPDDLLKDAKKNGFSDEQIARILHGDCTDEQVYEKRKALGITRVYKMVDTCSAEFEAKTPYFYSTFEG, encoded by the coding sequence ATGCCCAAAGACCTTTCCATCAAATCTGTGCTCATCATCGGTTCTGGCCCCATTGTAATTGGCCAGGCCTGTGAATTCGATTATTCCGGCTCCCAGGCTGCCCGCAGCCTGCGTGAAGAAGGCATCAAAGTGATCCTTATCAACAGCAACCCCGCTACTATCATGACCGACCCCATGATGGCCGATAAGGTATACCTGTTGCCCCTCACCGTAGAGAGCATCGAACAGATACTCGACGAGAACCAGATCGATGCGGTACTGCCTACCATGGGTGGTCAGACAGCCCTCAACCTCTGTAAAGAGGCCGACGAGCTGGGTGTTTGGGAAAAATATGGCGTTCATCTGATAGGGGTAGACGTTGCCGCCATCGATACAGCAGAAGACCGCGAGAAATTCCGCCAGCTGATGGTGAAGATCGGTATGGCTGTGGCTCCCAGCAGGGTGGCCAACAGCTTTTTGGAGGGCAAGGAGTTTGCACAGGAAATCGGATTTCCCCTCGTAATCCGTCCTTCATTTACCCTCGGCGGTACCGGCGGCGGTTTCGTACACAGCAAAGAAGACCTCGATGCAGCCCTTGACAGAGGTTTGAAAGCCTCGCCTATCCACGAGGTGCTGGTTGAAAAAGCAGTTTTGGGATGGAAAGAATATGAGCTGGAGCTCCTGCGTGACCAGAAGGATAATGTGGTGATCATCTGTACAGTGGAGAACCTCGACCCCATGGGCGTGCACACCGGCGATTCCATCACCGTAGCACCGGCTATGACCCTCAGCGATACCGCTTTCCAGGAAATGCGCAACAAAGCCATCCTCATGATGCGCTCACTGGGCAATTTTGCCGGCGGTTGTAACGTGCAGTTCGCGCTTAACCCCGCAACAGAAGAACTCATCGCCGTGGAAATTAACCCCCGCGTGAGCCGCTCTTCAGCTCTCGCTTCCAAAGCAACCGGTTATCCCATTGCCAAGATCGCAGCCAAACTCGCCATCGGTTATTCACTCGATGAACTGAAGAACCAGATCACCCAAACCACTTCGGCTTATTTTGAGCCTGCACTGGATTATGTGATCGTAAAAGTACCCCGCTGGAACTTCGATAAATTCAAAGGCGCTAACGACACCCTTGGTCTGCAAATGAAAAGTGTGGGTGAAGTGATGGCCATCGGCAGAAGTTTTTCAGAAGCTATTCAGAAAGCCTGTCAGAGCCTGGAGAACGATGCAGTGGGATTGGGTTATTATGGTAAAAGCCTTATGAAAAGCGCCGAGCTGGTAGAATACATCAAAACCCCGAAATGGGATCGCATCTTCCGCATCAAAGATGCACTGATGCAGGGTTCTACTGTTAAATCCATCGTGCAGGCAACCGGTATCGACCGCTGGTTCATTTACCAGATACAGCTCATCTGCAATATGGAAAAAGAAATTGCTAAATATTCCATCGCTACCATACCGGATGACTTGTTGAAAGATGCTAAAAAGAACGGCTTCTCCGATGAGCAGATCGCGCGCATCCTGCATGGCGACTGCACAGACGAGCAAGTGTATGAGAAAAGAAAAGCGTTGGGTATTACCAGGGTGTACAAGATGGTAGATACCTGCAGTGCCGAGTTCGAAGCCAAAACACCTTATTTCTATAGTACCTTTGAGGGATAG
- the bcp gene encoding thioredoxin-dependent thiol peroxidase, with product MAVLKEGSKAPVFKGVDQNGKAISLEDFKGSKVVLYFYPHDDTPTCTNQACNLRDNYSELTKRGFKVIGVSTDSVKKHKKFEAKYSLPFSLIADENLTIVNQYKVWGEKQFMGRTIIGTKRTTFLIDEKGIIKKIIAKPVSKKHTEEILAAWDGQ from the coding sequence ATGGCAGTTTTAAAAGAAGGAAGCAAAGCTCCTGTTTTTAAGGGGGTTGACCAGAACGGGAAAGCGATTTCATTGGAAGATTTCAAAGGAAGCAAAGTAGTACTCTATTTTTACCCGCACGACGATACACCCACCTGCACCAACCAGGCATGCAACCTGCGCGACAATTACAGCGAACTCACCAAACGAGGATTCAAAGTGATTGGAGTAAGTACCGATAGCGTGAAAAAGCACAAGAAATTTGAAGCTAAATACAGCCTGCCTTTTTCGCTTATTGCAGATGAAAACCTGACCATCGTGAACCAATATAAAGTATGGGGCGAGAAACAATTCATGGGCCGTACCATCATCGGCACCAAACGCACCACTTTCCTGATAGATGAAAAAGGCATCATCAAAAAGATCATCGCAAAACCGGTTTCAAAAAAACATACCGAAGAAATACTTGCTGCCTGGGATGGGCAATAA
- a CDS encoding serine hydrolase: MKQIMFLLGCLLLITGSFAQKTDQHLQQQITQLIAGFHGDIGIYVHDLKKNRTIAINADTVFPTASMVKVPILTGIMDKIHKKELDYHQVLTYKDSLLYEGVDILGSFKNGEKIELSKVMMLMLTMSDNTASLWLQTLAGKGTRINELMDSLGLKVTRVNSRTPGREVNRNMYGWGQSSPREMASLMEMIVKKQVISDSSSQMMLRLLGRNYWDENAISQIPSDVFVASKSGAVDATRNEVLFVNGKKCSYVFCICTKNNKDISWDESTNEAWVLTRKLSKLLWEYYN; encoded by the coding sequence ATGAAACAAATTATGTTCCTGCTCGGTTGCCTGTTATTGATAACAGGAAGTTTTGCACAAAAAACAGATCAACACCTCCAGCAACAAATTACCCAACTGATCGCCGGTTTTCATGGAGATATCGGTATCTACGTGCACGATCTCAAAAAGAATCGCACAATAGCCATCAATGCCGATACGGTTTTTCCTACGGCCAGCATGGTCAAAGTGCCTATTCTGACAGGCATCATGGATAAGATTCATAAAAAAGAACTGGATTATCACCAGGTACTCACTTATAAAGACTCGCTCCTGTACGAAGGGGTAGACATATTGGGTTCTTTCAAGAACGGCGAAAAGATTGAACTGAGCAAAGTGATGATGCTCATGCTTACTATGAGTGACAATACAGCCAGCCTCTGGTTACAAACCCTGGCAGGTAAAGGCACACGCATCAACGAGCTCATGGACAGCCTCGGTCTGAAAGTAACCAGGGTGAACAGCCGCACACCGGGAAGAGAAGTCAACAGGAATATGTACGGGTGGGGACAATCATCGCCCAGGGAAATGGCATCACTCATGGAAATGATTGTGAAGAAGCAGGTGATCAGCGACAGCTCCAGCCAGATGATGCTGCGTTTGCTGGGCAGGAATTATTGGGATGAGAATGCTATTTCGCAGATACCGTCCGATGTTTTTGTTGCCAGCAAAAGCGGTGCGGTAGACGCTACCCGGAATGAAGTGCTGTTTGTGAACGGAAAGAAATGCAGTTATGTTTTTTGCATCTGCACCAAGAACAATAAGGATATCAGTTGGGATGAATCTACCAACGAAGCCTGGGTGCTCACGCGCAAGTTATCGAAGTTGTTATGGGAATATTATAACTAG
- the feoB gene encoding ferrous iron transport protein B has translation MGKKSVHIALVGNPNSGKSSLFNALTGLNQKVGNFPGVTVDKKTGSLWLDDQQQAELIDLPGTYSLYPRRADEWVAYKVLMGADPDIQTDVVLLVADASNLKRNLLFCSQIIDLKIPVVMALTMNDIAAKKNINIDISGLEAELGIPVVAVNPRKNKGIGTLKKVLQQVARIHAATHTRDFIDTKKLAPEAIHGVQQLVPQLSDYASVHYLINHEQFPLNNTLQAAIEQVEIDHKFNPTKTQAEEIMQRYHRIRQIMQQNVVEPGPLEKKLFTDKLDNLLLHRTWGYIILLTVLFLLFQSIFWLARFPMDGIEWSFQQASSWLGNVLPQAWWSDLFINGIVAGLSGILVFVPQIMILFGLITLLEDTGYMARISFLSDKLMRKVGLNGKSVMPMISGFACAVPAIMSTRNIENRKERLLTILITPLMSCSARLPVYTILISLVIDDKYYFGFLSLQGLVMMGLYLLGTTMALIVSYVMKWFVKIQEKSFFILELPVYRAPRWKNAAITMVEKARIFVTDAGKVIMVISLLLWFLSNYGPDHRISKLEDKYAVLMQQMPAQKDSLQKHLSTEKLQNSYAGILGKTIEPVIAPLGYDWKIGIALITSFAAREVFVGTMATLYSVEESDNSSLREKLQSARHPDGRPVYTLAAALSLMVFYVLAMQCMSTLAVVKRETKSWKWPVFQFTYMTILAYSMSFLVYHLF, from the coding sequence TTGGGAAAGAAATCGGTACATATAGCCCTGGTTGGTAATCCCAACAGCGGAAAAAGCTCTTTATTCAACGCCCTTACCGGCCTGAACCAGAAAGTGGGCAACTTCCCCGGTGTTACGGTAGATAAGAAAACAGGTTCGCTCTGGCTGGATGACCAGCAGCAGGCTGAGCTCATCGACCTGCCCGGGACTTACAGCCTCTATCCCCGCCGGGCCGATGAATGGGTGGCTTATAAAGTGCTCATGGGTGCCGATCCCGATATCCAAACCGATGTGGTGTTACTGGTAGCGGATGCCAGCAACCTCAAGCGCAACCTGCTTTTCTGCAGCCAGATCATCGACCTGAAAATACCGGTGGTGATGGCGCTGACCATGAACGATATCGCTGCAAAAAAGAACATCAACATTGATATCAGCGGACTCGAAGCCGAACTGGGTATACCTGTTGTAGCCGTAAACCCGCGTAAAAACAAAGGTATCGGTACCCTGAAAAAAGTATTACAGCAGGTAGCCCGCATCCATGCAGCCACGCATACCCGTGATTTCATCGATACCAAAAAGCTGGCGCCCGAGGCCATTCATGGCGTGCAGCAACTGGTGCCGCAACTGAGCGATTATGCATCGGTGCATTACCTCATCAACCACGAACAGTTTCCGCTGAACAATACTTTACAGGCGGCCATTGAACAGGTGGAGATCGATCACAAATTCAACCCCACCAAAACACAGGCTGAAGAGATCATGCAGCGATACCATCGCATCCGGCAGATCATGCAACAGAATGTGGTGGAGCCTGGTCCGCTGGAGAAAAAACTGTTCACCGACAAACTCGATAACCTGCTCCTGCACCGTACCTGGGGTTATATCATTTTACTGACTGTACTGTTCCTGTTGTTCCAGAGCATTTTCTGGCTGGCGCGTTTTCCTATGGATGGTATTGAATGGAGTTTTCAGCAGGCCAGCAGTTGGTTGGGTAATGTGCTGCCGCAAGCCTGGTGGAGCGATCTGTTCATCAACGGTATTGTAGCCGGATTGAGTGGTATACTGGTGTTCGTTCCACAGATCATGATCCTGTTCGGACTCATTACTTTGCTGGAAGATACGGGTTATATGGCGCGCATCAGTTTTTTGAGTGATAAGCTCATGCGTAAAGTGGGACTGAACGGCAAAAGTGTGATGCCCATGATCAGTGGTTTTGCCTGCGCCGTTCCTGCCATCATGAGTACCCGCAACATTGAGAACCGCAAAGAGCGGTTGCTCACCATCCTTATCACACCATTGATGAGTTGCAGTGCGCGTTTGCCTGTATACACCATATTGATCTCTTTGGTGATCGATGACAAATATTATTTCGGTTTCCTCAGCCTGCAAGGATTGGTGATGATGGGTCTCTACCTCCTCGGAACGACTATGGCATTGATTGTGAGTTATGTAATGAAATGGTTCGTGAAGATCCAGGAAAAGAGTTTCTTCATACTGGAATTGCCGGTATACCGGGCTCCGCGCTGGAAAAACGCGGCCATTACCATGGTGGAAAAAGCCAGGATCTTTGTAACCGATGCCGGTAAAGTGATCATGGTAATCAGTTTACTGCTCTGGTTCCTGAGCAATTACGGACCCGATCACCGGATATCAAAATTGGAAGACAAATATGCGGTGCTGATGCAGCAGATGCCGGCGCAAAAAGACTCGTTGCAAAAACACCTGTCTACCGAAAAACTGCAGAACTCTTATGCAGGTATCCTGGGCAAGACGATTGAGCCGGTGATTGCTCCATTGGGTTATGACTGGAAGATCGGCATTGCCCTCATTACCTCGTTTGCAGCCAGGGAAGTATTCGTGGGTACCATGGCCACGCTATATAGTGTGGAAGAATCTGATAATTCTTCTCTGCGTGAAAAACTGCAATCGGCCCGGCATCCCGATGGCCGGCCTGTATATACGCTGGCTGCCGCTTTATCGTTGATGGTGTTTTATGTACTGGCCATGCAGTGCATGAGTACATTGGCAGTGGTGAAACGTGAAACCAAGTCGTGGAAATGGCCTGTATTCCAGTTCACGTACATGACCATACTGGCTTATTCCATGAGCTTCCTGGTATATCACCTCTTCTAG
- a CDS encoding IPExxxVDY family protein, with the protein MKLRLNIEELNEDFFEDTRLLGITAPLKNYQFCLQLNHLLGYDFRVNPGIEVHLKKKDRSYYFTVYESKEPNSFLTHYLYHNQFDGEYLLPEFRHMDFLWLMKGDWVDDEKCSWIKQSVKNLNGVQLVAELTNEQIKNKGNMVF; encoded by the coding sequence ATGAAACTGCGCCTGAACATAGAAGAACTCAATGAAGACTTCTTTGAAGATACCCGTTTGCTGGGTATAACGGCCCCACTGAAAAATTACCAGTTCTGTTTGCAATTGAATCATTTACTAGGTTATGATTTTCGCGTGAATCCCGGCATTGAAGTGCACCTGAAGAAAAAAGACCGTAGTTATTACTTTACAGTGTATGAGTCGAAAGAGCCGAACAGTTTTTTAACGCATTACCTGTACCATAACCAGTTCGATGGCGAATACCTTTTGCCCGAGTTCAGGCACATGGACTTTCTTTGGCTGATGAAAGGCGATTGGGTAGACGATGAAAAATGCAGTTGGATCAAACAGTCGGTGAAGAACCTGAATGGTGTTCAGCTGGTAGCGGAACTCACCAATGAGCAGATTAAGAACAAAGGGAACATGGTGTTTTGA
- a CDS encoding 4a-hydroxytetrahydrobiopterin dehydratase has protein sequence MWTEQNNSLYRKFEFRNFSEAFAFMTRVAIEAEKMNHHPLWTNVWNRVEIWLNTHDAGDVITEKDHALAKKIDALL, from the coding sequence ATGTGGACTGAACAAAACAACAGCCTGTACCGGAAATTCGAGTTCAGGAATTTTTCGGAGGCCTTTGCTTTCATGACCAGGGTGGCCATCGAAGCAGAAAAAATGAACCATCATCCGTTGTGGACCAACGTATGGAACCGCGTAGAGATATGGCTCAATACCCATGATGCAGGTGATGTGATCACGGAAAAGGATCATGCACTTGCTAAAAAGATCGATGCTTTACTCTGA
- a CDS encoding biotin--[acetyl-CoA-carboxylase] ligase codes for MAAKRHVGSPFVELSNTDSTNIHAIRQLQANMAAHGTAFFAYAQYAGKGQRGKEWDSEPGSNIILSVVLDSSFLLITQQFYLSAMVALACHDFYSSYAGEETKIKWPNDLYWRDRKAGGILIETLVRGHKWQWAVVGMGININQTVFPPQARRAVSLKQITGKQYDVPALARELCACLERRYQELLTGQFESLLDEYNRLLFMRNETMKLKKESVSFQCTIKSVNPDGALLVEGGIQDQFRFGEVEWIF; via the coding sequence ATGGCTGCTAAACGTCACGTCGGTTCACCATTCGTGGAATTATCCAATACAGACAGTACCAACATCCATGCCATCAGGCAGTTACAGGCAAATATGGCCGCTCATGGTACCGCTTTTTTCGCTTATGCACAGTATGCCGGCAAGGGGCAAAGGGGTAAAGAGTGGGACAGTGAACCGGGAAGCAATATCATTTTATCGGTTGTGCTCGACAGTTCTTTCCTGCTGATTACCCAGCAGTTCTACCTGAGCGCGATGGTGGCCCTGGCCTGCCACGATTTTTACAGCAGCTATGCCGGCGAAGAGACCAAAATAAAATGGCCCAACGATCTTTACTGGCGTGACAGAAAGGCAGGGGGTATCCTCATCGAAACCCTTGTGAGAGGCCATAAATGGCAGTGGGCGGTTGTAGGAATGGGCATCAACATCAATCAAACGGTATTCCCACCACAGGCCCGGCGCGCTGTTTCACTGAAACAGATCACCGGCAAACAATACGATGTTCCCGCATTGGCCCGCGAGCTCTGTGCCTGCCTCGAACGCCGCTATCAGGAGCTCCTCACAGGACAGTTCGAATCCCTGCTCGATGAGTATAACCGCCTCCTGTTCATGCGCAATGAAACCATGAAATTGAAAAAGGAGAGCGTAAGTTTTCAGTGCACCATCAAAAGTGTGAACCCCGACGGGGCCTTACTGGTAGAAGGGGGAATACAGGACCAGTTCAGGTTCGGTGAAGTAGAATGGATATTTTAA
- the rsfS gene encoding ribosome silencing factor — MEPLSVLKSRKKNTVTRLSRNSKIFKTIIKAIQDKKGENIVSLDLRKIPEASADFFIVCQASSGIQVRAISDYIEEQVKLLCEEIPYKHEGKQALQWVLIDYVNIVVHVMRPESRKFYRLEEMWSDAESQLHEL, encoded by the coding sequence TTGGAACCACTTTCTGTTTTAAAAAGCCGTAAAAAGAACACCGTAACAAGGCTCTCACGCAATTCGAAGATCTTCAAGACCATTATCAAAGCTATACAGGATAAGAAGGGAGAGAACATTGTGAGTCTGGACCTGCGAAAAATACCCGAAGCTTCGGCCGACTTTTTCATCGTTTGCCAGGCTTCCAGTGGCATACAGGTGAGGGCCATCAGCGATTATATCGAAGAACAGGTAAAACTCCTGTGCGAAGAAATTCCCTATAAACACGAAGGTAAGCAGGCTTTACAATGGGTGCTGATAGACTATGTGAACATTGTAGTACATGTGATGCGCCCTGAATCGAGGAAGTTCTACAGGCTGGAAGAGATGTGGAGCGATGCAGAGTCGCAGTTACACGAGCTATAA